CATCATAATTTTTCCACCTGATGTTGACAGTTTCCCTGATTCCCTGCCGAAGACTATCATTTTCTTCCTGTGACAAGGTCTTGTCAACGATAATATCAAAAAGTACGTTGGTCTTTTCATCAAGTTCCACCATCCTGAAATTGACAATTTGAATATTGGGATATCGACTGGCAACACTAGTCTGGATTTCATTTTCTGTCGTTTCTACTTGAACCTGATTGGTGGAAACCGGATCCATGTGAATCACAATATCAATTTCCAGCTGATCCATAATTCTTTTCTCCAGTGCATCAATGGCTCTGTGCACTTCCAGAATACTTAGATTATCCGGTACCTCTGCATGAATTGAAGCAATCGTTCTTCCCGGCCCGTAATCATGAATAATCAGATCGTGTGCCCCAAGAATATTCTTACCCGAACCGACAAGCTGATAAATGCGCTCTTCAACTTCAGGATCCGGTGCCTGACCCAACAACAGACCAACCGTATCTCTGGCCACCGAAAACCCTGAATACATAATAAGTAACGAGATAATGACACCGGCTATACCATCGATGGACAATTTGAAAAAATGACCGATGATCATCGAAACAACTACCATCGAAGTCGCAATGCTGTCATTGATGCTGTCAAATGCAGTTGCCCGGATGACACTGGAGTTTATCACCTTATAAATATAAAGATTATAAGAATACATCCATAACTTCACCACCACTGATATAAGCAGAAGAATTAAAGATAACCAGCTGAAAACTATTATTTCAGGATTTAAAATTTTTTCATATGATGTTTTTAACAACTGTAAGCCGACACTCATAATAATAAAGGCGACTACTAAAGAAGCAACATATTCATACCGTCCATGCCCCAGCGGGTGATCATGGTCAGCCGGTTTATTACTGAATTTCGAACCCAGAATAGCAACCAGTGATGAGGCCATATCGGTCAAATTGTTAAAGGCATCAGATATGACGGCAATACTGTTTATGCCGACTCCTACTCCCAATTTGACCAGAAACAAAAGGAAGTTGCAGAATAAGCCCAGGCTTCCGGAAAGCACACCATAAGCCTCTCTCACAGACTGATTGCTTACATCTTCATAATTTTTTATTCTTTTTCTGATAATCAGCTTAATCATATAGCCCTCCCATTAGAACAATTACCTATTTTATAGCATGATTCATGGACGAAGAAGCGACAGCACTCTGTTTGAAACCCTCATTAACGAGCTAATCTGATTATCTCATTTTAAAGAATCCCTGTTCCATTGTCAACGCCGATAGAAATGAATAAAATTGCATTGTTTAGTGAACCCTTATCGCCCTATCTAAGCAGAAAATCTTGACAAACAAAAAACAGCGAACCTTACTGGCACGCTGTTCTTTGTATTAGGAATGAAAAGAAAAAGGATTTGTTGTTTGCTCACTCATAGGATACCGCCTGAAACTTTATGAAACCTTTGAATCATGTTAAGGGATTGTTAATCCCAAATTTCTTTAAGGTTTTATTAAACTTGCTACTTCTCGTCGCAAATATTATGCTTCTGTTCATCCTTGAGCAGGCGATATTCTCTCACCCCGTAAAATTCTCAACCCGCCTAAAGCCAAAGCTTCTAGCTCATTTTCCCCGGCCATGACAAAAACATCTCCGATCCAGTCAATTCCCGGTCTAATCAGATTCATTAATTTCTGCGAATAAGCCATCCCACCAGTCAAAATAATTGCATCCATTTTCCCCTTTAATACCGTTGCCATTTCACCAATCCCTTTGGCAATCTGATAAGCCTGGGCTTCAAAAATCATTTTTGCCTGCTGATCATTATTTTCAATCATTTTTTCGATCTCACGAAGATCAGCAATCCCAAAATACGCCTTAAATCCGCCATTGCCTCTAATTTTTCGTTTGATCTGCGCTTTACTGAGCTTTTGTTCATAACAATAATCAACAAATGCCAGGAGCGGTACCGTTCCTGACCGTTCAGGCGAAAAAGGACCGGAATCATCGGCAACCACGTCAATAATTTTCCCTTTACAATGGGCACTGATTGAAATACCACTCCCCAGATGGGCAACTACCAGGTTTAAATCGAAATATTCCCGTCCCCATTCCCGGGCAAACTTCCGTCCCATCGCCTTGCCGTTTAAGACATGACAAAAGCTCTTTCTTTCTATTTCGGGAAACCCGCTGATCCGGGCAATATCAATCATCTCATCTGCAGAAACCGCATCATAAATATAAGCATTTATGCCTAAAGGAGCCGCAATTCCGTCTGCCAGCAGAGCCCCTAGATTGGAAGCGTGCTCTGACAGCTTACCACTGAGAATTAATGCCTTCATGGTATCATCAACCAGATAGGCTCCTGATTTAACAGGCGGAAGCAATCCTCCCCGACCCATTACCAGCGATAAAACAGATAAATCGAACTGGTTTTCGTCAAGCCTTTGTAATATAGACTGCAGGCGATACTGATACTGATCATTCACCTGCTTAAATTCATCCAAATCAGATTCCTGATGGACAATCGCTTCAGAAAAAAGCATTTCCTCGTCTTTATAAACACCTATTTTGGTCGATAGTGAACCGGGATTGATTACCAGTATATATTTACCGTTCATTTTAACTATAGCAGACTTATGAATAGTCATTCCCCTTTTTAGTTCTCAAATCAATAACTATTTCCCAATCCGAATGATCTATAAACTCCTTAACTTAGACAGAATATTACTGATGCTTTAATTACTTTCTACGGCCAACCCAGCTTCATCAGGGCTTTTCGTTTCCACAATTCTGACGACCTTATCCACAAGCTTGACCAGTATCAGTGTTTCTTCATCAGTAAAACTTTCCAGGATCAGTTCGCCGATTCCCATATAGTCTTTCAATATAGCCTTAACCGTTTTAAAGCCAGTTTCTGTCAGACCAATAGTGACTACCCGTTTATCGGTCGCACTTTTCTCGCGTTTTATTAACTCATGCTTTTCCATGCGCGAAATAATACCTGTCGCTGTATTTAAAGGCACCTCTAAATAGTCTGACAGTTCCGTCATATTAACCGCGCTGTTACGATAAAGGTAAAGCATTACATATACTTCATTTTTTGAGCAGTTTAAACTTTCATTCACCCAGATATCTGACGATAGAATAACTTTTATTTTATCAATCAGATCCAGAAACAAACCCTCCATACCATCACTCATAAATTTCTCCACCTCTCAAAACTTCGATTATAGAATTATTTTTAGTTTACTCCCACTGCTGCAGATTGTCAATGTTCTTTTTAGTTCAAAAACTGCTTTATATTAGCTGTCGCTTAGCGTATTTATAGAAAAATCCCTGTTTTTCCATCAATGTATGGTAGGATCCTTCTTCCACAATATTACCCTTTTCCAGCACGACAATCCGGTCACACTCGATAATGGTGCTCAACCGATGAGCAATGACCAGCCTGGTTGCATCAAGCTTTTTCAGACTTTCTGCAACGATTTTTTGTGAACGGTTATCAAGAGCACTGGTGGCTTCGTCAAAAAACAAAACTGCCGGCTCAGCTGCAATTGCTCTGGCAATCAGCAGCTTCTGCCGCTGACCGCCGGAAAGGGTTCCGGCACCTTCTGCCACCATCGTTCGCAGGCCCATGGGCATCGCCCGGACTTCATCTTCCATACCAACCTTTTTTAGCAGATCCCAGACTTCTTCTTCATCCACTTCATCCCGGGAACCTTTGATATTTGACAAAATATCACCTGGAATCAACTGGCTGTCCTGGAGAACCACACCCATCTGCTTTCTGATTTCGCGAATATCCACACTCTCAAGATCATAACCACCACAATAGATTGACCCGTCAGAAGGCTTTTCAAATCCCAACAGCAGTCTTAAAAGTGTCGATTTGCCGCTGCCTGAAGCTCCGATAATGGCAATATACTCGCCATGTTTAATGTCCAGAGAGATATTATCAAGAATGGTTGGCCCACCCTCCAGATATGAAAACTTCAGGTGCTTAATCTCCATATCTCCGGAAATCCTGCCGGGTTTAGTTTTACGAATATCCACCTCCGGTAAACCATTCATAATTGGTTTGGCATTCTCATACTGAGGAATTATACTGTTTATCGAAATCAGAACCTGGATCAGCCCTAAAAAAGATGATATGAAGACCGTAAATGAAGAGTTAATAGCTACAAATGAACCACTGGAAATACTGTTTTCACTGACATAGTAGTAAATAAGACACATACAGAGACTGGGAAAAGCTACCGTCGTCATCCGCAGGGCCGCAGTTAGGATCCCTCTCTTATATTCCATTTTCCGCTGACTGGTATAAGCTTTAACCCAATTCAGATAAGCCCGGTCTTCCGCTCCGGCAACGCGAAGCCTTGGTACCGAAGTAATCAGTTCATAGACAAACCCGGAAATTTCATTGAGCATTGCCGTGGATTTGCGCTGATAATTCATCTGTTTTTTTCCGATCAGAACATTAATCGTTACAGTGATTGCTGTCAGTAAAAAGGCAAGTCCCCCTATTTTCACATCAATCATAAAAATATAGAACCCGTTAACGATGGAAAAGGCACTGGTTAAAATCATGGTAATCACACTAACCGATAAAATTTTCTGGATCATGGAAAAACCGGTGGCACGCATGGCTAAAGAACCGGAAGAGTATTGTCTGAAAAAAGACGCCGGAAGTGACAGCAGCTTATCCAGAAGCGAATTCTGAAGGATTGAAAGCTTCCCTTGAATTCTTAATATCGTAATACTCTCAACCATCGTAAACAAGCCACGACTAATGGCAACGGCAATCAAAATAAAACCCACCACCAGAATCGTCACAGACTGATTCTGAGGGATCCAGATATTAAATAACTGCTGCATGGCCATCGCCGGAAATAATGATAAAATTGCAGCTGCAGTTGCCAGCAGAATAACGCGAATCAGATCTTTTGTCTCAAACAGTTTTGTTCCCAAACTGACCATGTCAAAAAAGCTCACCGGCTCTTTAGGCAAAGGAGGATAAAAAACATAGGCTTTAGGAAAATTATCTGCCTCCGTGACCAGATGCCCCTCTTGCTGATGATTATAGCAGAAATATCGAGATGCCTTTTGAGGGATTAGTGCCAAAGCTTCACCTTTCTCATCAAAAGCTAGCATTGGTCCATTATCTGCCTTATACCAGGCTCCTTTTAATTCTACCTCGCGATAGCGAAAACCGGACTCGTTGGCAATTAGTCTGAGCTGATCCTCAGCATTTAAAAGTTCCCTTAAGGGTGGCATTGACACCTTGATCCCCATAAATAAGGCAACCTTAATGATAGCTGAAATCAGCGGATTATCCTCGACCGTAATCACAGCCTCTTCTTTTGCCAATACGCTATCGAAAGCTTTTTGAGCGCTGTCTTCATATTTTCTACGAATTTCCCGTATTTGTCTCAGGTCTTTTGCCATTATTGTCCTTCCGTTCTGATGAGATTTGCGTACTCTCCATCCAATTGCATTAAAACTTCGTGATTACCTCGCTCTGCAACCTCGCCATCGCTTAAAACAATAATCTCATCGCAATCCCGAATCGTTGACAGGCGATGGGCTACGAGAATCATGCTGATCCCTCTTCTTTTAATATTTTCCATAACTTCTGCTTCCGTAGCCGTATCAAGCGCACTGGTTGCCTCATCCATCACTATAATTCGGGGTTTCTTGCAAAGGGCTCGAGCAATTTCCAGACGCTGACGCTGACCACCGCTCAAGTTTCTGCCACCTTCGCTAAGGACATAGTCAAAGGCATTGGGCAAGGCCAGAATATCCTCAAAGATACAGGCATCTTTAGCGGCTTCAATCACATCCTCCATGGGAATCGTTTCATCCCACATGGTTATATTATCAAGAACACTGGTTGAATACATCATGATTTCCTGATCCACCGAAGACATGGTATTAATCCGCAATTCAGCCGGAATTTTTTTTATATCGATTCCATCAATTTTAATTTCCCCGCTCCAGGGCTGATACAGGGTCGTAATCATTTTGGCGATCGTGGATTTGCCGCTGCCTGAAGACCCCACTAAAGCGATGGATCCCCCGGCAGACAGCTTTAGATTAAGATTTTCTATAATCGGCTTTGACAGCCGATTATAGCCAAAGGTCAGATCATTAATTTCAATTTCACCCTGCAGCTGGTTACAGTTAAATTTTTCCAGATCAAGATTTTCTGTTTCCAAGGCTGGATCTTCCGGATATTTTTCCACATCATCAAGCCTTTGAATATCGGCAATCATCCCCTGCAGGGCAGCACTTGTGCTGACCAGTTCACTCATCGGCTGGGTAAAACCATTCATCAAAGCATTAAAGGCTACAAAAGTACCAACACTCATCATTCCCATCAGGACCGTTTCGCCACCCAGCATGAAAATCAGAGCTGTTAAAATACTGGTCAGAAGCGTAGGCAAAACAGAAATAATCGCCTCCATGCCACCCATCCGTTGTTCCACTTCAAGGGTTTCTGCACTGAGACCGGCAATTCTGGTGAAAAAGTGATCTTCTTCACCAATTGATTTAATAGTCTCAATGGACTTTAAATTAACCATAATCCAGCCGATAGATTTACCCTGATACTGGAGTAGAACCCGATTGTTATCAGCATTTTTTCGAGCTGTGTACTGAAGCAGGAGAACATTAGCAATTGTTACTGCAATCCCCACCAGCGTTAGGGGCACATTATAATTAAATAACAGGCCTAAATACAAAACAGCTGTGACAATATTGACCATGATTCTGGTCAGATTTCCGGAAAGGGCTGCCGCGACAGTATTAATACTTTGCATTCGGCTGTTGATATCTCCGGACTGTCGCTGATTGAAGAACTCTACCGGCAGCCGCAACACATGATGCAAATACTGTCCGGCACTGTTAATGGCAATATAATTTTCCATTCGCACCAGGGCGGTCTCTTTTAGCCAATTCAGTAAAGCCTGGAGAAAAATGGTATTCAAGAGAATCAAAAGAAAAATATAAATATGATATCTTTGGGTATTATTCAGGAAATAATCCACAAAAACCTTTGCGTAATTGGCAATTACCAGGCCGGGAATAACCAGTAGAACACCGATGATCAAAGCATAAATAAGGGGTGTTACGCCACTCTGGGATAATCTTTTTATAAGTGCTTTCCAGACATTTGGTTTCTCACCTTTTTTTTCGAAACCATCTCCCGGCCGGGCCTCAATAACCACACCGGTAAAGAGTCTGGCCAGTTCCTCCCGATTGATAACCCGCTGTCCGGAAGCCGGATCACAAATATAAACCTTATCCTTTTTAAAGCCTTCAAGAACCAGAAAATGACTGTAATCCCAATGAATAATCAGGGGCATTTCCATTTTTTCCAGCTGCTCAACGGTGGTTACAAAGCCCTGGGCAGTCATCCCGTACATTCTGGCAGTTCTGGCGATGTTTCCGGCCTTAACGCCATCCCGGGAAACACCGCAGTCAATACGCAGAGTTTCAAGGCTTTCATAGCGTCCATAATGTGCCAGAATCATTGAAAGAGAGGCAACGCCGCACTCAACTGCTTCCATCTGCAAAACCACCGGTACTTTAACTACATGATTTTTTTTAGCATCACCCATCGCTTATCCTTTCTATGAGATCACTAGATTCCACAGATACAGTTTATCGGTGAAAATCGTCGCTGCAGCAGAAATCCCCACAAGCATTTTCTGTTCAGCACCCTCATTGGCTTTTGTCCAGATATAATTTCCTTCAGCATCAACTTTGGGGTCAATAATAATGGTTGCAAGATCATTTGCCTGTCCGTCCTGTTTCTCAATAGTTCTGACAATTCCCTGCAAATATCCGTACTCACTGGAAGGCAGGGTGGAAAGTTCGATAAAAACTTCATCTCCCTGAGTCACGTTCTGAATATTTCCATAATCCGACTGAATCACAACCACTCCCATCTGACTGTCCTGATCGGCCTTGCTGATGGTAAAAACAACCTCATTCTTCTCGATCATTTCCCCTTCCTGGAAAAGCATCTCATTTACTACTCCACTGTCCGGCGCAACTATCATGGTCTGTCTTTTGACCTCGCTGACCTGTTCGTCACTCAAACCGCTGGTGTAAGATGACTCCAAAGTCTGACTGGTGATTACTCCTAACAGATCTCCCTTATTTACGTAATCTCCTTTTGATACTGCTATCTGGGTCACGGTCCCATTTAAGTCACTGCTGACATTGATAGAGCCTTCACCATAGGCCACTGTCCCGTCAAGACTAACGGTAATATTAATGGGTACCGTCACCGAAAAAATGATAACTGCCGCCAGAAAAATAAGGACCCCTAAAAGGACCAGCAGATTTTTGGGTCCTATCACCGTAATCAGGGCAACATGTTCTTTTTTTAGAGGTTTCTGTTCTTTAAAAATTGATTTTTTTTCCATTTGGACTCCCTCTTTGAACTGAATTAACGTCCATCAAAACTGACTCAACTGGCCGTCATCATTGATTTTTATCTTTCTGGCCTTTTCAATTTGAACTTGTAATCAGTTGACCACCTACAAAGCTTTTTTCTATAACCGGAATCCCCTGAATCAGGCGGCTTTCAAAATGAACCGACCCGTAGAGACTCTCGAATTGTGAATCTTTCAGTACTGTTTTGATATCTGAAGTTTCCAGGCTGCCTGCCTGATTAACGGCATCAGCCGCCAGATGCAGGGCAAAATATCCCTGGGCTGCAGGCAAATCCGGAGTGAGACCAAACATCTCCTGATATGCCTTTATAAATTCAGACTCTGGTCCTTCTGTCGCTTGAGCATCATAATAGGAAATCACCTGAGTTAAAGGCCTTAGACTTTCAGGTACTTCATAAGGCTGCACTTCAATATCATAGGTCACGAAAATCGGCCGAGTGTTATCAGTTTGCTCCAGGTAATTAAACAGTTTTGTGATATCAGAACCCACACAGGCCGAGACTATAGCCTGGACCCCCACAGCATCCCATTTTTTTAAATAAGTCTTAAAATAATCAGCGGTCGGCAGATAGGACACCGCATCCACTATTTCCAAACCGGCATTTCGGGCATGTTCCTCAAATTTCTGCATAAAATCTTTCCCATAAGTATTTCCGGCGGTATGAATAATAGCCACTTTTGTAATTCCCTGAGCCACCAATTTTTCAACCATTACCTGAGCCTGTTCATTTTCAGAAGGAGCAACCAGATAAGCGCCTTCATTTTCAGGCCGGCTGATTTTAGAGCTGGCTATGATTGGGGCAAATAGAAGCTTATTATTGCGCTGATAGATCCCTTCCACCTCCAGCACATCATCGGTACTGCGATGTCCGATGACAATCGGAAAGCCTTCTTTTTCCGCCACCATGGTCGCCACTTCGACTGCGGTATTTGTATTGTCGCCATCATCGACAAAATTAATGGTAATGGACTCACCAAGAATACCGCCTTTGTCATTAATTTCCTGGGCGGCCAGTTCTATTCCATTTTTGAAAGATGCACTGTAATCTTCAGAAAAAGGATAGATTACATCAATGATTTGATCAGTTGTCTGATTATCCGATTTTTGACATCCGCAAATCAGCATGATTGTGACTACCAGGAATAACAATCCAATTTTTTTCATAACGCTCTCCTATATACTCTGGGAAAACAAAATCAGGCCATTCCTGTTCATCTTTTCCAGACAGCTCTGCATTTTTTCTTGCGACCAGCCCAGTTTTTCCATTAATTCGCCAATCGTAAGAACACCTGAACTCCAAAGAATTTCAAGTTCTTCATCAGAAAGACTCTCTAAATCCCACCAAGCCGGATCCTGAACATTCTGTACCGTATACACCTGTATTTTTGAAATTTCCACATGTTCCCACTCTTTTAATATCCCATCGAAAAGAACCAGATTTTTGAAATAATTATGCCATTTTTCGTCCTTGACATATAAAAATTTAAAATAGGCGCTGGTAATCCCGTAACGCATGGCCAGCTGATAATCATTTTTAATCCGCATTTTGGGCAGTTGACTGTTTTGATATTGAGCCTTCATACGATTGGAAATTTTCGTGATAAATCGTGACCGCTCTCTGCAAATTTCCGCTAGGGATAATGCCTTTGTATGGTTCACCGGAAAATCCTCATTGGCTGTTAAGCATTCCCGATCTTCAAGGATGATTCCAAAGCTTTCCGGATTATTATAAATTTGGGTCCCCGGCAGAGGCATAATAAAGGTGGTCGATAAATCCAGCATCCCCGGCGCGGATTCAAGCATTTCTAGCGCCATTTTGCTGGTTTGTTCAAGGGTTTCAAGGCTTTCAAAAGCACCCCCGATGATAAAATTGCCGGTCAGCTGGGGCAGGCCTTCCTCAAAACAGATTTCAACGACTTTTTTTACATCTTCTGGACTTGCCTGCTTGCCATATGCATCAAGTACATGGCCAACTCCCGATTCCATACCAATCTGCATCCTTACCATCCCGCTTTTTATCATCTCTTTAATCAAATCAGGATGTTTGGCCAGAAAACCCGGGTGTCCTTCACAAAACCAGACAAAATCATAGATTTCCCGCAGTTTTTTAAGCCCAGCCAAAAGTTCCTTTAGGCGTTTAGGGCGAGTGGTAAAGGTATCATCGGCAAAAAACAGATAGCGCGGCCCGGAACTTTCTTTAAGCCGCGTTTCAATTTCCAAAAGCACATCACAAGCTTCCCGCATTCTTAGCGTTTTGGAGTTCCCACCTTCAAAACAGAATGCGCAACGGTGGGGACAGCCTCTGGCCGCGATCACGGAAAGCAGGGGGCGCTCCTGATGATTCCATTTATCCTGGTCCTCTGGTAGAGCAAAAGGCGAAAAATCTTTGATGGTCACATATTCGCTGTTTTGGTTGTCCGATATTTCTCCTGAAACCCTTCTGCTGACACCCGCCCTTTTAGCCAGAAGCCATTCAACAAGGATTTCCTCTCCCTCACCTTTAAGAATCGCATCCGCCAGCCATATTTTTTTATCTTCCGGAGTCATATGCAGGGTTTGGGGCCCGCCCAGCAAGATATAAAAAGAAGCTTCCTTTTTCAAGGCTTTAATGATCGCCGCCACGGCTGAACGATTATCAAAATCACAATAGAAACAGACCGCAAATAACGATGACCCTTCCTGTTTGATCACATCCATCACATCGGTGGTAATTCCGGTCAGGGCTTTGGCTTCAAAACCGTTCTGATTTAATTGTGCCGCCAGGGTTAATGTACCCAGGCTTTCAATCATTTCAAAGGTCCGTCCCCTGATCAGGCGCTGGGTGTATACCAGCAGGACCTTATTCTTTATGTTTTCCGATATAATATCCACTTGTTTTTCTCCATCTGCTTAAGCGACCGCCTTGCCTGAGCACAAAAATCATAGACCTTTTCATTTGGATCAAGGCTCCTCCTGGCTGCTCTGACCACTTCCTTTTCTGAAATTCGACCGCCACATAATTTTAAAAGGGTATTGTCCATTTCACTTAAGGTTTTTCCCATAATTTCTGACCTGCCCTTAGAAAAGTCAGTGTGTAGCCAGTATTCGAAGGTCCGATGGGGGATCGCGTCAGCCTCACCTTTACCGACAAAATAATCACCTGAAGCCCGCATGGTCCAGTAGGCATTATCAATTGGCAGATTCTTATAGACGTAATCATTCCACCGGGTAAAAATCCCATAATGGCGAATCAATCGATAAGATTCAAGAATGATTTCCTCCGGAATCCTGCCATCCTGATAAATCTGCATCATGACACCCTGTAGCCTCTTATTAGCTTGAAGGCGAGTATTCAAAAGATCCATAAAATCCAGTTCATCAGTTCGGGATAGGGGGATATCTTCATTGCAGCAATCAATCAGGTCATGGTAAATGGACATGCCAAATTTTTCCGGATTAACTGTAATCGGGGTTCGGGGATAGGGCAAAAATGAAAAATAGGCGGTTTCAAACTGTCCGGGTGCCCGATTCAAAAGCTCCATGATCAGGTCTTCCGATTCCTGAATCGTTTCTTTTGTTTCATGGGGACCACCCAGGATTATATTGCCGGAAATACTGTGAATGCCTGAATCTACACAATGATCAACGACATCTAAAACCATTTCTTTGGTGATTTTTTTATTATATTCTTTGAGAACTTCATCACAGCCCGATTCCAGACCAAAAAATATTTTTTTAAGTCCCGCATCAGCCAAATTTTTTGCCATTTCCCGATGTTTATCGATGGTTGAAATATGGGCGCTGGCAAACCAGACAAAATCATAATCATAACGAAATTCTTTTACCTCTTCACAGATCCGGTTGACCCGATGATGATCAAGAGTAAATGTATCATCAAGAAAATTGATGTATTTAATATCCGGATCCCTCCGGAAGTTATTTTTAATTTCTGCCATCAGGTCTTCGACTGAATGACGACGAACAGTCCGGGAATTTGCCCCCTCATAACAAAAGGTACACCCAAAAGGACAGCCTCTGCCAGTTAGAATCGGCAGCAGTCCATAATACTGATAGTCATCGGTTAAGGTAATGTCCGGCCAGGGGGTTTGATCCAGATCTTGGGGCGGTTTACGCGGAGGAGTTTCGATCAGTTGACCATTCGCACCAGGGTAGAGAATTCCTTGAATCTCTGAAAGACATCCTTGATGTTCAAGAAAATAATCCATCAGTTCAAGAATGGTTTCTTCACCTTCGCCAATACAGGCAGCCTCAATTTCGGTATTGTTAAAAAACTCCTCTGTCAGCCCCACGGTTTGAGGACCTCCAGCCAAAAGAATTACTTCTGGGTACGAATCTTTTATCTCGCGAGCAAAAATCTCCACCCAGTGAATATTATTAAAATCACAATAAAATCCAATAATCCTTGGTTTATCAGTTTCCATCAGGTCCCTGACCCTCGATAATCCTTCGCTGGCATAGCCCTGAAACATTTCCACACTATAATTTTTTTGTCTTAACAGCTGGGTCAGTATATTAAGTCCCAGATTAGAACCTGGGACATGTCCACTGACATAACGATGGGATTTAAT
This genomic interval from Eubacteriaceae bacterium ES3 contains the following:
- a CDS encoding cation diffusion facilitator family transporter — its product is MIKLIIRKRIKNYEDVSNQSVREAYGVLSGSLGLFCNFLLFLVKLGVGVGINSIAVISDAFNNLTDMASSLVAILGSKFSNKPADHDHPLGHGRYEYVASLVVAFIIMSVGLQLLKTSYEKILNPEIIVFSWLSLILLLISVVVKLWMYSYNLYIYKVINSSVIRATAFDSINDSIATSMVVVSMIIGHFFKLSIDGIAGVIISLLIMYSGFSVARDTVGLLLGQAPDPEVEERIYQLVGSGKNILGAHDLIIHDYGPGRTIASIHAEVPDNLSILEVHRAIDALEKRIMDQLEIDIVIHMDPVSTNQVQVETTENEIQTSVASRYPNIQIVNFRMVELDEKTNVLFDIIVDKTLSQEENDSLRQGIRETVNIRWKNYDVYVNEVLIRYHS
- the buk gene encoding butyrate kinase, whose translation is MTIHKSAIVKMNGKYILVINPGSLSTKIGVYKDEEMLFSEAIVHQESDLDEFKQVNDQYQYRLQSILQRLDENQFDLSVLSLVMGRGGLLPPVKSGAYLVDDTMKALILSGKLSEHASNLGALLADGIAAPLGINAYIYDAVSADEMIDIARISGFPEIERKSFCHVLNGKAMGRKFAREWGREYFDLNLVVAHLGSGISISAHCKGKIIDVVADDSGPFSPERSGTVPLLAFVDYCYEQKLSKAQIKRKIRGNGGFKAYFGIADLREIEKMIENNDQQAKMIFEAQAYQIAKGIGEMATVLKGKMDAIILTGGMAYSQKLMNLIRPGIDWIGDVFVMAGENELEALALGGLRILRGERISPAQG
- a CDS encoding MarR family transcriptional regulator, with amino-acid sequence MSDGMEGLFLDLIDKIKVILSSDIWVNESLNCSKNEVYVMLYLYRNSAVNMTELSDYLEVPLNTATGIISRMEKHELIKREKSATDKRVVTIGLTETGFKTVKAILKDYMGIGELILESFTDEETLILVKLVDKVVRIVETKSPDEAGLAVESN
- a CDS encoding NHLP bacteriocin export ABC transporter permease/ATPase subunit, with translation MAKDLRQIREIRRKYEDSAQKAFDSVLAKEEAVITVEDNPLISAIIKVALFMGIKVSMPPLRELLNAEDQLRLIANESGFRYREVELKGAWYKADNGPMLAFDEKGEALALIPQKASRYFCYNHQQEGHLVTEADNFPKAYVFYPPLPKEPVSFFDMVSLGTKLFETKDLIRVILLATAAAILSLFPAMAMQQLFNIWIPQNQSVTILVVGFILIAVAISRGLFTMVESITILRIQGKLSILQNSLLDKLLSLPASFFRQYSSGSLAMRATGFSMIQKILSVSVITMILTSAFSIVNGFYIFMIDVKIGGLAFLLTAITVTINVLIGKKQMNYQRKSTAMLNEISGFVYELITSVPRLRVAGAEDRAYLNWVKAYTSQRKMEYKRGILTAALRMTTVAFPSLCMCLIYYYVSENSISSGSFVAINSSFTVFISSFLGLIQVLISINSIIPQYENAKPIMNGLPEVDIRKTKPGRISGDMEIKHLKFSYLEGGPTILDNISLDIKHGEYIAIIGASGSGKSTLLRLLLGFEKPSDGSIYCGGYDLESVDIREIRKQMGVVLQDSQLIPGDILSNIKGSRDEVDEEEVWDLLKKVGMEDEVRAMPMGLRTMVAEGAGTLSGGQRQKLLIARAIAAEPAVLFFDEATSALDNRSQKIVAESLKKLDATRLVIAHRLSTIIECDRIVVLEKGNIVEEGSYHTLMEKQGFFYKYAKRQLI
- a CDS encoding NHLP family bacteriocin export ABC transporter peptidase/permease/ATPase subunit; this encodes MGDAKKNHVVKVPVVLQMEAVECGVASLSMILAHYGRYESLETLRIDCGVSRDGVKAGNIARTARMYGMTAQGFVTTVEQLEKMEMPLIIHWDYSHFLVLEGFKKDKVYICDPASGQRVINREELARLFTGVVIEARPGDGFEKKGEKPNVWKALIKRLSQSGVTPLIYALIIGVLLVIPGLVIANYAKVFVDYFLNNTQRYHIYIFLLILLNTIFLQALLNWLKETALVRMENYIAINSAGQYLHHVLRLPVEFFNQRQSGDINSRMQSINTVAAALSGNLTRIMVNIVTAVLYLGLLFNYNVPLTLVGIAVTIANVLLLQYTARKNADNNRVLLQYQGKSIGWIMVNLKSIETIKSIGEEDHFFTRIAGLSAETLEVEQRMGGMEAIISVLPTLLTSILTALIFMLGGETVLMGMMSVGTFVAFNALMNGFTQPMSELVSTSAALQGMIADIQRLDDVEKYPEDPALETENLDLEKFNCNQLQGEIEINDLTFGYNRLSKPIIENLNLKLSAGGSIALVGSSGSGKSTIAKMITTLYQPWSGEIKIDGIDIKKIPAELRINTMSSVDQEIMMYSTSVLDNITMWDETIPMEDVIEAAKDACIFEDILALPNAFDYVLSEGGRNLSGGQRQRLEIARALCKKPRIIVMDEATSALDTATEAEVMENIKRRGISMILVAHRLSTIRDCDEIIVLSDGEVAERGNHEVLMQLDGEYANLIRTEGQ
- a CDS encoding HlyD family efflux transporter periplasmic adaptor subunit, which translates into the protein MEKKSIFKEQKPLKKEHVALITVIGPKNLLVLLGVLIFLAAVIIFSVTVPINITVSLDGTVAYGEGSINVSSDLNGTVTQIAVSKGDYVNKGDLLGVITSQTLESSYTSGLSDEQVSEVKRQTMIVAPDSGVVNEMLFQEGEMIEKNEVVFTISKADQDSQMGVVVIQSDYGNIQNVTQGDEVFIELSTLPSSEYGYLQGIVRTIEKQDGQANDLATIIIDPKVDAEGNYIWTKANEGAEQKMLVGISAAATIFTDKLYLWNLVIS